A genomic region of Pyrus communis chromosome 14, drPyrComm1.1, whole genome shotgun sequence contains the following coding sequences:
- the LOC137715890 gene encoding histidine-containing phosphotransfer protein 1-like isoform X2 — protein sequence MDAVAQWRNQWFDYTQYLRREGFLDDQFAQLKKLQDENSPDFVVEVVSLFFQDSEKLFNNMAGALEQNVVNFKQVDAYVHQFKGSSAWIGAFRLKNVCINFRNFCEAQNLEG from the exons ATGGACGCCGTGGCTCAGTGGAGGAATCAGTGGTTTGACTACACTCAGTATCTGCGCCGAGag GGATTCTTGGACGATCAGTTTGCACAACTAAAGAAGCTGCAGGATGAAAACAGCCCGGATTTTGTAGTTGAAGttgtttctcttttctttcaagATTCCGAGAAGCTTTTCAACAATATGGCCGGGGCTCT AGAACAGAACGTTGTAAATTTCAAACAGGTAGATGCCTATGTCCATCAATTCAAGGGTAGCAGTGCCTG GATAGGTGCATTCAGACTTAAAAATGTATGCATCAACTTCAGAAATTTTTGTGAGGCTCAGAACCTGGAAGGGTAA
- the LOC137715890 gene encoding histidine-containing phosphotransfer protein 1-like isoform X1, with product MDAVAQWRNQWFDYTQYLRREGFLDDQFAQLKKLQDENSPDFVVEVVSLFFQDSEKLFNNMAGALEQNVVNFKQVDAYVHQFKGSSAWIGAFRLKNVCINFRNFCEAQNLEGCLRCLQQLQQESSALKNKLENLFRLEQQIVAAGGSIPMME from the exons ATGGACGCCGTGGCTCAGTGGAGGAATCAGTGGTTTGACTACACTCAGTATCTGCGCCGAGag GGATTCTTGGACGATCAGTTTGCACAACTAAAGAAGCTGCAGGATGAAAACAGCCCGGATTTTGTAGTTGAAGttgtttctcttttctttcaagATTCCGAGAAGCTTTTCAACAATATGGCCGGGGCTCT AGAACAGAACGTTGTAAATTTCAAACAGGTAGATGCCTATGTCCATCAATTCAAGGGTAGCAGTGCCTG GATAGGTGCATTCAGACTTAAAAATGTATGCATCAACTTCAGAAATTTTTGTGAGGCTCAGAACCTGGAAGG GTGTTTGAGATGTTTGCAACAACTGCAGCAAGAGAGCTCTGCACTTAAGAACAAGCTTGAAAATTTATTCAGG TTGGAGCAACAAATCGTGGCTGCTGGCGGGTCAATTCCGATGATGGAATAA
- the LOC137716458 gene encoding DNA damage-repair/toleration protein DRT100-like, producing the protein MAEKQRSNGFVCTVFFLCLIQWNPIPIPIAVAILDPVDFLALQSIRKSLEDMPGSKYFASWDFTSDPCNFAGVYCDSDKVISLNLGDPRAGAPGLTGRLDPAIGKLSALAELSIVPGRIFGTLPQSISQLKSLRFLAVSRNFISGQIPPSLGQLRNLRTLDLSYNQFAGAIPGSVAALPELSNLILCHNRLSGSVPPFTSQTLSRLDLKHNDLSGSLTLNSLPPSLQYLSLSWNRLSGPVDRLLNRLDQLNYLDLSMNQFTGTIPGRILTFPITNLQLQRNLFSGRIAPEGQVSIANVDLSYNRLSGEISPLFSTVQSLYLNNNRFTGQVPGSFVDRLLAANIQVLYLQHNFLTGIQINPTAEIPVSSSVCLQYNCMVPPVQTPCPLKAGKQKARPTAQCNDWRG; encoded by the coding sequence ATGGCGGAAAAGCAGAGGAGTAATGGGTTTGTGTGCACAGTGTTCTTCCTCTGTTTGATTCAATGGAACCCCATTCCGATTCCAATCGCCGTCGCCATTCTCGACCCGGTTGATTTCTTGGCTTTGCAGTCGATTAGGAAGTCGCTGGAAGACATGCCGGGATCAAAGTATTTCGCCTCCTGGGACTTCACCTCCGACCCCTGCAACTTCGCCGGCGTTTACTGCGATTCCGACAAGGTTATTTCCCTCAATCTCGGCGACCCAAGAGCCGGTGCGCCGGGTCTGACGGGTCGGCTCGACCCGGCAATCGGCAAGCTCTCCGCCCTCGCTGAGCTATCAATCGTTCCGGGTCGGATCTTCGGCACCCTGCCCCAATCGATATCCCAGCTCAAGAGCCTCCGGTTCCTCGCAGTCAGCCGCAACTTCATCTCCGGTCAGATTCCGCCGAGTCTCGGCCAGCTCCGCAACCTCAGAACACTCGACCTAAGCTACAACCAATTCGCCGGAGCAATCCCCGGCTCCGTCGCAGCCCTCCCGGAGCTCTCCAACCTCATCCTCTGCCACAACCGCCTTTCCGGTTCGGTCCCTCCCTTCACCTCCCAAACCCTGTCCCGACTCGACTTAAAGCACAACGACCTCTCCGGTTCGCTCACTCTcaactccctccctccctctctccaatacctctctctctcctggaACCGGCTCTCCGGTCCGGTCGACCGCCTCCTGAACCGGCTCGACCAGCTCAACTACCTCGACCTCAGCATGAACCAGTTCACGGGCACAATCCCGGGTCGGATCCTCACCTTCCCAATCACAAACCTCCAATTGCAGCGAAACTTGTTTTCGGGTCGGATCGCACCGGAGGGTCAAGTTTCAATCGCCAACGTCGATCTCAGCTACAACCGACTATCCGGTGAAATCTCGCCGTTGTTTTCGACCGTACAGAGTCTCTACTTGAATAACAACCGGTTCACGGGTCAGGTTCCAGGTAGCTTCGTGGACCGGCTATTGGCGGCGAATATACAGGTACTGTATTTACAGCACAATTTTCTGACGGGGATCCAGATCAATCCGACGGCTGAAATTCCGGTTAGCAGCTCGGTGTGTCTGCAGTATAATTGCATGGTCCCGCCCGTACAGACGCCGTGCCCGCTCAAGGCCGGGAAGCAGAAGGCTAGGCCGACGGCGCAGTGTAACGACTGGAGGGGGTAA
- the LOC137715924 gene encoding LEC14B protein-like isoform X2 codes for MGYSLSRLTLESDHFDHGNAAVHGVCNGQTPNKPLHNLEHEVAQLTKLRSAPNERLTQIGPRRRDLPVSTVRMLAGREGNYSGRGGRFSSADRCHVLSRYLPVNGPWFVDRRSSRAYVSQFSADGSLFIAGFQVYASMSPIVHMVDVGSSEVESRANITEIHEGLDFSSGDDGGYSFGIFSIKFSTDGHELVAGSSDDSICVYDLEANKLSLRIPAHSSDVNTVCFADESGHLIYSGSDDTLCKVWDRRCFNTTRKPAGVLTGHLEGIAFIDSKGDGRYFISNGKDQTIKLWDIRKMSSSPARAPGLRSSEWDYRWMDYPPQAKDMKHPSDQSVATYRGHSVLRTLIRCYFSPAYSTGQKYIYTGSHNCCVYIYDLVTGAQVATLKYHKAPVRDCSWHPYYPMLVSSSWDGTVAKWEFPGSGEAPASLYY; via the exons ATGGGGTATTCACTCAGTAGATTGACACTAGAATCTGACCATTTTGATCATGGAAATGCTGCCGTCCATGGAGTCTGTAACGGTCAAACACCCAACAAACCATTGCATAATCTAGAGCATGAAGTAGCCCAGCTCACAAAGTTGAGGTCAGCTCCCAATGAGCGGCTTACCCAAATTGGACCTAGAAGGCGGGACTTGCCCGTTTCCACGGTCAGGATGCTGGCTGGTCGAGAGGGCAATTATTCGGGAAGAGGAGGAAGGTTCTCTTCTGCAGATCGTTGCCATGTTCTAAGTAGATATTTGCCAGTCAATGGTCCTTGGTTTGTCGACCGAAGGTCTAGCCGAGCTTATGTCTCTCAGTTTTCGGCAGATGGATCCCTTTTCATTGCTGGGTTTCAG GTTTATGCGAGTATGTCCCCTATTGTTCATATGGTTGATGTGGGATCGTCTGAAGTGGAGTCTCGTGCAAATATAACG GAGATCCACGAGGGTTTGGATTTTTCCTCTGGTGATGACGGAGGGTACTCATTTGGTATTTTCTCCATAAAATTCTCAACAGATGGACATGAACTTGTTGCTGGAAGTAGCGATGATTCCATATGTGTTTATGATCTTGAAGCCAATAAGCTCTCCCTTCGGATTCCCGCGCACTCG TCTGATGTGAACACCGTATGCTTTGCTGATGAAAGTGGCCATCTTATTTATTCTGGGAGTGATGATACTCTCTGTAAG GTATGGGATAGACGTTGCTTTAACACTACAAGGAAGCCAGCAGGAGTCTTGACTGGACACCTAGAAGGTATTGCATTCATTGACAGCAAGGGAGATGGTCGTTATTTCATTTCGAATGGTAAAGATCAGACCATAAAACTTTGGGATATCAGAAAAATGTCTTCTAGTCCCGCTCG CGCTCCAGGGCTCAGGAGTTCTGAGTGGGATTACAGATGGATGGACTACCCACCGCAGGCAAAAGATATGAAACATCCGTCTGATCAATCAGTAGCTACGTATAGAGGACATTCAGTCTTGCGTACGCTTATTCGCTGCTACTTTTCTCCGGCATATAG CACCGGTCAGAAGTACATATACACGGGATCGCATAACtgttgtgtgtatatatatgatttg GTTACCGGAGCCCAAGTTGCGACGCTCAAGTATCATAAAGCACCGGTGAGGGACTGTAGTTGGCACCCCTATTACCCGATGCTCGTAAGCTCTTCTTGGGACGGGACCGTTGCCAAATGGGAGTTCCCCGGCAGTGGAGAAGCGCCGGCCTCGTTGTATTATTAA
- the LOC137715924 gene encoding LEC14B protein-like isoform X1, whose translation MGYSLSRLTLESDHFDHGNAAVHGVCNGQTPNKPLHNLEHEVAQLTKLRSAPNERLTQIGPRRRDLPVSTVRMLAGREGNYSGRGGRFSSADRCHVLSRYLPVNGPWFVDRRSSRAYVSQFSADGSLFIAGFQDGHIKIYNVDREWKVQKNIHVQSMRWTVTDTSLSPDQRHLVYASMSPIVHMVDVGSSEVESRANITEIHEGLDFSSGDDGGYSFGIFSIKFSTDGHELVAGSSDDSICVYDLEANKLSLRIPAHSSDVNTVCFADESGHLIYSGSDDTLCKVWDRRCFNTTRKPAGVLTGHLEGIAFIDSKGDGRYFISNGKDQTIKLWDIRKMSSSPARAPGLRSSEWDYRWMDYPPQAKDMKHPSDQSVATYRGHSVLRTLIRCYFSPAYSTGQKYIYTGSHNCCVYIYDLVTGAQVATLKYHKAPVRDCSWHPYYPMLVSSSWDGTVAKWEFPGSGEAPASLYY comes from the exons ATGGGGTATTCACTCAGTAGATTGACACTAGAATCTGACCATTTTGATCATGGAAATGCTGCCGTCCATGGAGTCTGTAACGGTCAAACACCCAACAAACCATTGCATAATCTAGAGCATGAAGTAGCCCAGCTCACAAAGTTGAGGTCAGCTCCCAATGAGCGGCTTACCCAAATTGGACCTAGAAGGCGGGACTTGCCCGTTTCCACGGTCAGGATGCTGGCTGGTCGAGAGGGCAATTATTCGGGAAGAGGAGGAAGGTTCTCTTCTGCAGATCGTTGCCATGTTCTAAGTAGATATTTGCCAGTCAATGGTCCTTGGTTTGTCGACCGAAGGTCTAGCCGAGCTTATGTCTCTCAGTTTTCGGCAGATGGATCCCTTTTCATTGCTGGGTTTCAG GATGGTCATATTAAAATATACAATGTGGATAGAGAGTGGAAAGTCCAGAAGAACATTCATGTCCAAAGTATGCGATGGACTGTCACTGATACGTCTCTTTCCCCAGATCAACGCCATCTT GTTTATGCGAGTATGTCCCCTATTGTTCATATGGTTGATGTGGGATCGTCTGAAGTGGAGTCTCGTGCAAATATAACG GAGATCCACGAGGGTTTGGATTTTTCCTCTGGTGATGACGGAGGGTACTCATTTGGTATTTTCTCCATAAAATTCTCAACAGATGGACATGAACTTGTTGCTGGAAGTAGCGATGATTCCATATGTGTTTATGATCTTGAAGCCAATAAGCTCTCCCTTCGGATTCCCGCGCACTCG TCTGATGTGAACACCGTATGCTTTGCTGATGAAAGTGGCCATCTTATTTATTCTGGGAGTGATGATACTCTCTGTAAG GTATGGGATAGACGTTGCTTTAACACTACAAGGAAGCCAGCAGGAGTCTTGACTGGACACCTAGAAGGTATTGCATTCATTGACAGCAAGGGAGATGGTCGTTATTTCATTTCGAATGGTAAAGATCAGACCATAAAACTTTGGGATATCAGAAAAATGTCTTCTAGTCCCGCTCG CGCTCCAGGGCTCAGGAGTTCTGAGTGGGATTACAGATGGATGGACTACCCACCGCAGGCAAAAGATATGAAACATCCGTCTGATCAATCAGTAGCTACGTATAGAGGACATTCAGTCTTGCGTACGCTTATTCGCTGCTACTTTTCTCCGGCATATAG CACCGGTCAGAAGTACATATACACGGGATCGCATAACtgttgtgtgtatatatatgatttg GTTACCGGAGCCCAAGTTGCGACGCTCAAGTATCATAAAGCACCGGTGAGGGACTGTAGTTGGCACCCCTATTACCCGATGCTCGTAAGCTCTTCTTGGGACGGGACCGTTGCCAAATGGGAGTTCCCCGGCAGTGGAGAAGCGCCGGCCTCGTTGTATTATTAA